A single genomic interval of Deltaproteobacteria bacterium harbors:
- a CDS encoding helix-turn-helix domain-containing protein, whose protein sequence is MVKKTSIQVETEHRWLDADEAARYLRITKRALYDRAARGCLPVHRFGKSLRFRLDELNAVMQPAVR, encoded by the coding sequence ATGGTCAAGAAGACGAGCATCCAAGTTGAGACGGAGCACCGCTGGCTCGACGCCGACGAAGCGGCCCGATACTTGCGAATCACGAAGCGGGCGCTCTATGACCGCGCGGCGCGCGGGTGCCTTCCCGTGCACCGTTTCGGCAAGAGCCTCCGCTTCCGGCTCGACGAGCTCAACGCCGTCATGCAACCCGCGGTTCGGTGA